The following are encoded in a window of Bradyrhizobium guangdongense genomic DNA:
- the flaF gene encoding flagellar biosynthesis regulator FlaF — MSNSAASAYARVATTTASPRDVEAQTLLKAANKLQDAVNNGDPFSEQTTQALMFNRKLWTIFLSEAMRDNNPQPVDVRQKIANISVFVLSQTAALQMSPQFDHFRPLIEINRNIAAGLSGRP; from the coding sequence ATGTCGAACTCTGCTGCCTCGGCCTACGCGCGTGTTGCAACCACCACCGCATCTCCTCGCGACGTCGAGGCGCAGACTCTGCTGAAGGCCGCGAACAAGCTGCAGGATGCCGTCAACAATGGCGACCCATTCAGCGAGCAGACCACCCAGGCACTGATGTTCAATCGCAAGCTCTGGACGATCTTCCTCAGCGAAGCAATGCGCGACAACAACCCACAGCCGGTCGATGTCCGGCAGAAGATCGCCAACATCAGCGTGTTCGTGCTGAGCCAGACCGCGGCGCTGCAGATGAGCCCGCAGTTCGATCACTTCCGCCCGCTGATCGAGATCAACCGCAACATTGCTGCCGGATTGTCCGGCCGGCCGTAA
- a CDS encoding IS5 family transposase: protein MRPKKQRTTGSGDLFRARLDQIINMKHELVQLAGKVDWDWVDGEIAPLYSENGRPGIATRFMIGLLLLKHIYGLSDEGVCERWVHDPYFQYFTGEEFFQHAFPHERSDLSHWRKRLGDKLELLLAESLRVAHEAGALRSQDLKRVTVDTTVQPKAITFPTDAKLLHAAIKGLNRLARKHGVRLRQSYLRIAKTAAMMAGRYAHAKQFKRHQRQLRILRSRLGRIIRDIRRKIEGQTVLENAFVLPLSRASQIRSQQQRQRGWKLYSFHAPEVECIGKGKAAAPYEFGVKASIVTNNRRAPGGLFVLHARALPDNPYDGHTLRDVIDRTETLTGCAIERAYVDKGYRGHDAQNPRRVFISGQKRGVFGVIKRELRRRSAIEPIIGHLKADGHLGRCYLKGRAGDAANVILSAVGHNFRRILAWLRALWCLFLATLIAASSDGSPLKSAS, encoded by the coding sequence ATGCGACCGAAGAAGCAAAGGACGACGGGATCTGGCGATCTGTTCCGGGCCAGACTGGACCAGATCATCAACATGAAGCACGAGCTGGTTCAGCTCGCCGGCAAGGTCGATTGGGACTGGGTCGACGGCGAGATCGCGCCGCTCTACAGCGAGAACGGCCGGCCGGGGATCGCGACCCGCTTCATGATCGGGCTGCTGCTGCTCAAGCACATTTACGGCCTGTCCGATGAGGGGGTGTGCGAGCGCTGGGTCCACGACCCGTATTTCCAGTACTTCACCGGCGAAGAGTTCTTTCAGCACGCCTTCCCGCACGAGCGCTCGGACCTGAGCCACTGGCGCAAGCGGCTCGGCGACAAGCTGGAGCTGCTCTTGGCCGAGAGCCTGCGGGTGGCGCACGAGGCCGGCGCGTTGCGCAGTCAGGACCTCAAGCGGGTCACGGTCGATACCACCGTGCAGCCGAAGGCCATCACCTTCCCGACCGATGCCAAGCTCTTGCACGCCGCGATCAAGGGGCTCAACCGTCTGGCGAGGAAGCACGGGGTCAGGCTGCGGCAGTCCTATCTTCGCATTGCCAAGACCGCGGCCATGATGGCGGGGCGCTACGCCCATGCCAAGCAATTCAAGCGGCATCAGCGGCAGTTGCGCATCCTGCGCAGCCGGCTGGGCCGGATCATCCGCGATATCCGCCGCAAGATCGAAGGTCAGACCGTGCTCGAGAACGCCTTCGTCCTCCCGCTCAGCCGGGCCTCCCAGATCCGCTCGCAGCAGCAGCGCCAGCGCGGCTGGAAGCTTTATTCCTTCCACGCTCCGGAGGTCGAGTGCATCGGCAAGGGCAAAGCAGCCGCCCCTTACGAGTTCGGGGTCAAAGCCTCCATCGTCACCAACAACCGCCGGGCTCCCGGCGGCCTGTTCGTGCTGCACGCCAGGGCGCTACCGGATAACCCGTACGACGGTCACACCTTGCGGGATGTCATCGACCGCACCGAGACACTCACCGGCTGTGCGATCGAGCGGGCCTATGTCGACAAGGGATACCGCGGCCATGACGCGCAGAACCCGCGCCGTGTCTTCATCTCCGGCCAGAAGCGCGGCGTCTTCGGGGTCATCAAGCGCGAGCTGCGCCGCCGCTCCGCCATCGAACCCATCATCGGACACCTGAAGGCCGATGGTCACCTCGGCCGCTGCTACCTCAAAGGCCGCGCCGGCGATGCGGCCAACGTCATCCTCTCCGCCGTCGGCCATAACTTCCGGCGCATCCTCGCATGGCTGAGAGCTCTCTGGTGCCTCTTCCTGGCCACCCTCATCGCCGCCAGCAGCGACGGCTCACCGCTCAAATCGGCTTCTTAA
- the flgJ gene encoding flagellar assembly peptidoglycan hydrolase FlgJ, with translation MQTGMLKTARLATAALSSNPAFSVESRNGRPDFELAAALQKVSPQQQAKAQKTATDFEGMFLNSMFAQMTSGLKGEGPFGDTPGTGVWRSMLTEQYSKNFASAGGVGISRDVYRTLIMQQAKTTLRTA, from the coding sequence ATGCAGACCGGCATGCTCAAGACGGCGCGCCTCGCCACCGCGGCCCTCTCCTCGAACCCCGCTTTCTCCGTGGAAAGCCGCAACGGCCGGCCGGATTTCGAGCTCGCCGCCGCGCTTCAGAAGGTCTCGCCGCAGCAGCAGGCCAAGGCGCAGAAGACCGCCACCGACTTCGAGGGCATGTTCCTCAACAGCATGTTCGCGCAGATGACCTCGGGCCTGAAGGGCGAAGGCCCGTTCGGCGACACGCCGGGCACCGGGGTGTGGCGTTCGATGCTGACCGAGCAATATTCCAAGAACTTCGCCAGCGCCGGCGGCGTCGGCATCTCCCGCGACGTCTACCGCACCCTGATCATGCAGCAGGCCAAGACCACTCTTCGTACGGCATAA
- a CDS encoding DUF1522 domain-containing protein — translation MSGIVLSASVRQNLLSLQSTADLLATTQSRLSTGKKVNTALDNPTNFFTAQSLDNRASDINNLLDGIANGVQVLQAANTGITSLSKLLDSAKSIANQALQTTVGYSTKSNVSTTIAGATASDLRGTTTYTSATALTNVLFDGTAGGTHAATSTTTLGGTIGTVTGSVVQDNNSGGAANITAATLLYGDGLAGATSGLTTGAATQFTDGSSFTVNGHTITFKAGAVPAAASAPSGYGVSGNLATDGNGNSIVYLGASATNSTATVGDVLKAVDLASGVQNAVVSAGAATITTNTSQTTSVSALAGGKITLETSTGADLSVVGKADLLKALGLTSATGSGNATVTASRTTSSGSLGTLITDGSTLNVNGKTITFKNAGTPAAANVATGSGVSGNVVTDGNGNSTVYLEKGTVADILNAVDLATGVQTASNSSGTATLSTATGQTNSSIVAGSLHISTGANSDLSITGSGNALSALGLTGSTGTGTSFTASRAAAPGSISGKTLTFTSFNGGTAVNVTFGDGTGGTVKTLDQLNAHLQANNLAATIDANGLLTVSVINDYASSTIGSATAGGTIGGTITSALTWTNATAPTVDAVAQATRSNLVAQYNNIMSQIDTTSVDSSFNGVNLLNGDQLKLVFDETGKSSLNITGVTFNSKGLGLAGLMQGTDFIDNAATNRVLTSLNAASSTLRSEASTLGSNLSVVQVRQDFNKNLINVLQTGSSNLTLADTNEEAANSQALSTRQSIAVSALSLANTSQQSVLQLLR, via the coding sequence ATGTCCGGTATCGTTCTCTCTGCGTCGGTTCGTCAGAACCTGCTCTCTCTCCAGTCCACCGCCGATCTCCTCGCCACCACCCAGTCCCGTCTGTCGACCGGCAAGAAGGTGAACACGGCGCTGGATAACCCCACCAACTTCTTCACCGCCCAGTCGCTCGACAACCGCGCCAGCGACATCAACAATTTGCTCGATGGCATCGCCAACGGCGTGCAGGTGCTGCAGGCCGCCAATACCGGCATCACTTCGCTGTCGAAGCTGCTCGACTCCGCGAAGTCGATCGCCAACCAGGCGCTGCAGACCACGGTCGGCTACTCCACCAAGTCGAACGTCTCGACCACGATCGCCGGCGCGACGGCCTCCGACCTGCGCGGCACCACGACCTATACCAGCGCAACCGCGCTGACCAACGTGCTGTTCGACGGTACGGCCGGCGGTACCCACGCCGCAACCTCGACCACCACGCTCGGCGGCACGATCGGTACCGTGACCGGCTCGGTTGTTCAGGACAACAACAGCGGCGGTGCGGCCAACATCACGGCGGCGACGCTGCTGTATGGTGACGGCCTCGCGGGCGCGACCTCCGGTCTGACCACGGGCGCCGCGACCCAGTTCACCGACGGATCGAGCTTCACCGTCAACGGCCACACCATCACCTTCAAGGCGGGTGCTGTTCCGGCTGCGGCGTCGGCTCCGAGCGGCTATGGTGTCAGCGGCAACCTCGCGACCGACGGCAATGGCAATTCGATCGTCTATCTCGGTGCGAGCGCCACGAATTCGACAGCCACGGTTGGCGATGTTCTGAAGGCGGTCGACCTTGCCAGCGGCGTCCAGAATGCGGTCGTATCCGCGGGTGCGGCGACGATCACCACCAACACCAGCCAGACGACGTCCGTGAGCGCGCTCGCCGGCGGCAAGATCACGCTGGAAACCTCGACGGGTGCCGATCTCAGTGTGGTTGGCAAGGCCGACCTGCTGAAGGCTCTCGGTCTGACCTCGGCGACCGGCTCCGGCAATGCCACAGTGACGGCGAGCCGCACCACGAGCTCGGGCAGCCTCGGCACCCTGATCACGGATGGTTCGACGCTGAACGTCAACGGCAAGACCATCACGTTCAAGAACGCAGGTACGCCTGCGGCGGCCAACGTTGCCACCGGATCCGGCGTCAGCGGCAACGTCGTCACCGACGGCAACGGCAACTCGACCGTTTACCTGGAAAAGGGCACGGTTGCCGATATCTTGAATGCGGTCGACCTCGCCACCGGCGTGCAGACCGCATCCAACTCCAGCGGTACGGCGACCCTGAGCACGGCGACCGGCCAGACCAACTCGTCGATCGTTGCCGGCTCGCTGCACATCTCGACCGGCGCGAATTCGGATCTGTCGATCACCGGCTCGGGCAATGCGCTGTCCGCGCTCGGCCTGACCGGCTCCACCGGCACAGGTACCTCGTTCACCGCGAGCCGCGCCGCAGCTCCCGGCAGCATCTCCGGCAAGACCCTGACCTTCACCTCCTTCAATGGCGGCACGGCGGTCAACGTCACGTTCGGCGACGGCACCGGCGGCACGGTCAAGACGCTCGATCAGCTCAACGCGCATCTTCAAGCCAACAATCTGGCCGCCACGATCGACGCCAACGGCCTGCTCACCGTCTCGGTGATCAACGACTATGCGTCGTCGACCATCGGCTCGGCTACGGCCGGCGGCACCATCGGCGGCACGATCACGTCCGCCTTGACCTGGACCAACGCGACGGCCCCGACCGTCGATGCGGTCGCTCAGGCCACGCGCTCCAATCTTGTTGCCCAGTACAACAACATCATGTCGCAGATCGACACGACCTCGGTCGACTCGTCCTTCAACGGCGTGAACCTGCTCAACGGCGACCAGCTCAAGCTGGTGTTCGACGAGACCGGCAAGTCGAGCCTCAACATCACCGGCGTGACCTTCAACTCGAAGGGTCTGGGTCTCGCCGGCCTGATGCAGGGCACCGACTTCATCGACAACGCAGCGACCAACAGGGTGCTCACCAGCTTGAATGCGGCCTCGAGCACGCTGCGGTCGGAAGCTTCCACGCTGGGTTCGAACCTCTCGGTCGTGCAGGTTCGTCAGGACTTCAACAAGAACCTGATCAACGTGCTGCAGACCGGCTCGTCCAACCTGACGCTGGCCGATACCAACGAAGAAGCGGCCAACAGCCAGGCGCTGTCGACCCGTCAGTCGATCGCGGTCTCCGCGCTGTCGCTGGCCAATACGTCGCAGCAGAGCGTGCTTCAGCTGCTCCGCTAA
- a CDS encoding DUF1522 domain-containing protein yields MSNIVLSASVRQNLLSLQSTADLLATTQQRLATGKKVNTALDNPTNFFTAQGLDNRASDISNLLDGINNGVQVLQAANTGITSLSKLIDSAKSIANQALQTTVGYSTKSNISTTIPGATPADLRGTTSYANAVANSNVVYSGAAGGATAAIGTNTLGATAGTVASSAVVNDNSATPITNTTLLYGAAGALTTQAASSFKDGDTFTVNGHTVTIRVAALPTAAQLSAGQSIVGNDVTDGSGNTTVYLGTGANSTATVQDLTTAFDLASGARYVASINASTLVATLGGTASNTAAGITTLTSSTGADLTLTGKADSLAALKLTGATGGGPTTITATRQTTGSSLSTLITDGSTLNVDGHIITFKNGNAAALGAVPTGSGVFNTNLITDGSGNSTIYLQGGTLQDVLTAIDLATGTKTASISGGVAAIATPGVASTIASNGTLKLSTGTNADLSITGTGNALSALGLTGATGTATAFTASRTSGVGGISGKTLTFTSFNGGKPVNVTFGDGTNGTVKTLDQLNAQLQANHLTATVDANGLLTISTVNEYASSTLGSTIAGGAVGGTITSVASFTTAQPPIQDPVAQTARSNLVGQFNNILAQIDTTSQDSSFNGVNLLNGDTLKLIFNETGSSTLNINGVVFNSAGLGLSNLVPGVDFIDNGATNKVLTQLNSASSTLRSEASALGSNLSIVQVRQDFSKNLINVLQTGSSNLTLADTNEEAANSQALSTRQSIAVSALSLANQSQQSVLQLLR; encoded by the coding sequence ATGTCCAACATCGTTCTCTCGGCGTCCGTTCGTCAGAACCTGTTGTCGCTGCAATCCACGGCCGACCTGCTGGCTACGACGCAGCAGCGCCTTGCGACCGGCAAAAAGGTCAACACGGCGCTGGATAATCCAACCAACTTCTTCACGGCGCAGGGGCTCGACAACCGCGCCAGCGATATCAGCAACCTGCTCGATGGCATCAATAACGGCGTGCAGGTGCTGCAAGCCGCCAATACCGGCATCACCTCGCTGTCGAAACTGATCGACAGTGCGAAGTCGATCGCCAACCAGGCGCTGCAGACCACGGTCGGCTATTCCACCAAATCGAACATCTCGACCACCATTCCCGGTGCGACGCCAGCGGACCTGCGCGGCACCACCTCTTATGCGAACGCCGTCGCCAACAGCAACGTGGTTTACTCAGGCGCGGCCGGCGGCGCGACGGCTGCAATCGGCACCAACACCCTCGGTGCAACGGCCGGCACTGTGGCTTCGTCGGCCGTCGTCAATGACAACAGTGCGACGCCCATCACCAACACGACTCTGCTCTATGGTGCTGCCGGCGCCCTGACCACCCAGGCCGCGTCGTCGTTCAAGGACGGCGACACGTTCACCGTCAACGGGCACACCGTCACGATCCGAGTTGCGGCGCTTCCGACGGCCGCCCAGCTGTCCGCCGGCCAGAGCATCGTCGGCAACGATGTCACCGATGGCAGCGGCAATACGACCGTCTATCTCGGCACGGGTGCGAACTCCACCGCAACCGTTCAGGATCTCACGACCGCCTTCGATCTTGCGAGCGGCGCCCGGTATGTCGCCTCGATCAACGCCTCGACCCTAGTCGCCACGCTCGGCGGCACGGCCAGCAACACGGCTGCTGGTATCACGACCCTGACGAGTTCTACCGGTGCCGACCTGACACTCACCGGCAAGGCCGACAGCCTCGCGGCGCTCAAGCTCACCGGGGCGACGGGCGGCGGCCCGACCACGATCACCGCGACGCGTCAGACGACTGGCAGCAGCCTCAGCACCCTGATCACCGACGGCTCGACCCTGAATGTCGACGGCCACATCATCACGTTCAAGAACGGCAATGCCGCCGCGCTCGGCGCAGTGCCGACCGGCTCGGGCGTCTTCAACACCAACCTGATCACCGACGGATCGGGCAACTCCACGATCTACCTTCAAGGCGGCACCCTTCAGGACGTGCTGACCGCGATCGACCTCGCGACCGGCACCAAGACGGCCTCGATTTCTGGTGGCGTCGCCGCCATTGCCACGCCCGGGGTTGCCTCTACGATCGCGTCGAACGGCACCCTGAAGCTGAGCACCGGCACCAACGCGGATCTGTCGATCACCGGTACCGGCAACGCGCTTTCCGCTCTTGGCCTCACCGGCGCGACAGGGACGGCCACTGCGTTCACGGCCTCCCGGACCTCCGGCGTCGGAGGCATCAGCGGCAAGACGCTGACCTTCACCTCCTTCAACGGCGGCAAGCCGGTGAACGTCACCTTCGGCGACGGCACCAACGGCACGGTCAAGACGCTCGACCAGCTCAACGCGCAGCTCCAGGCCAACCATTTGACGGCGACGGTCGACGCCAATGGCCTGCTCACGATCTCCACGGTCAACGAGTACGCCTCCTCGACGCTCGGCTCTACGATCGCCGGCGGCGCGGTTGGCGGCACGATCACGAGTGTGGCCTCCTTCACGACGGCGCAGCCGCCGATCCAGGATCCGGTCGCGCAGACAGCGCGCTCCAATCTGGTCGGCCAGTTCAACAACATCCTGGCGCAGATCGACACCACCTCTCAGGACTCCTCGTTCAACGGCGTCAACCTGCTCAATGGCGATACGCTGAAGCTGATCTTCAACGAGACCGGCTCTTCTACGCTCAACATCAACGGCGTCGTCTTCAATTCGGCCGGCCTCGGTCTCAGCAATCTGGTCCCCGGCGTCGACTTCATCGACAACGGCGCGACCAACAAGGTGCTCACCCAGCTGAATTCGGCCTCGAGCACGCTGCGTTCCGAAGCATCCGCGCTCGGCTCCAATCTCTCGATCGTGCAAGTGCGGCAGGACTTCTCGAAGAACCTGATCAACGTGCTGCAGACCGGCTCGTCCAACCTGACGCTGGCCGACACTAACGAGGAAGCGGCCAACAGCCAGGCGCTGTCGACCCGGCAGTCGATCGCGGTCTCCGCGCTGTCGCTGGCCAATCAGTCGCAGCAGAGCGTGCTGCAGCTGCTCCGCTAA
- a CDS encoding flagellar basal body P-ring protein FlgI translates to MPGVRWVRILSGAVAVACAALSALALPIAPASATSRIKDLANIEGVRQNQLIGYGLVVGLNGTGDTLNNIPFTKQSLQAMLERMGVNIRGATIRTGNVAAVMVTGNLPAFATQGTRMDVTVSALGDAKDLRGGTLLVTPLLGADGNVYAVAQGSLAISGFQAEGDAAKIVRGVPTVGRIANGAIIEREIEFALNRLPNVRLALRNADFTTAKRIAAAINDYLGVKSAEPIDPSTVQLSIPPEFKGNVVAFLTEIEQLQVDPDLAAKIIIDERSGIIVMGRDVRVATVAVAQGNLTVTISESPQVSQPNPLSRGRTVVTPRSSVGVTEDGKKLALVKNGVSLQQLVDGLNGLGIGPRDLISILQAIKAAGAIEADIEVM, encoded by the coding sequence ATGCCAGGCGTTCGTTGGGTGAGGATTCTGAGCGGGGCCGTTGCGGTGGCCTGCGCCGCGCTGTCAGCGCTGGCGCTCCCGATCGCACCTGCAAGCGCGACCTCGCGCATCAAGGATCTCGCCAATATCGAAGGCGTGCGGCAGAACCAGCTCATCGGCTACGGCCTCGTCGTCGGCCTCAACGGCACCGGCGACACCCTCAACAACATCCCCTTCACCAAGCAGTCGCTGCAAGCGATGCTCGAACGCATGGGCGTCAACATCCGCGGCGCCACCATCCGCACCGGCAACGTCGCCGCCGTGATGGTCACAGGCAATCTGCCGGCCTTCGCGACCCAAGGCACGCGCATGGACGTCACCGTGTCCGCCCTCGGCGATGCCAAGGATCTGCGCGGCGGCACCCTGCTCGTCACCCCCCTCCTCGGCGCCGACGGCAACGTCTATGCGGTGGCGCAGGGCTCGCTCGCGATCTCGGGCTTCCAGGCCGAGGGCGACGCGGCCAAGATCGTCCGCGGCGTCCCGACCGTCGGCCGCATCGCCAACGGCGCAATCATCGAGCGCGAGATCGAGTTCGCGCTGAACCGATTGCCGAACGTGCGGCTCGCGCTGCGCAATGCGGACTTCACCACCGCCAAGCGCATTGCGGCGGCCATCAACGACTATCTCGGCGTCAAGTCGGCCGAGCCGATCGACCCCTCGACCGTGCAGCTTTCGATTCCGCCGGAGTTCAAGGGCAACGTCGTCGCCTTTCTCACCGAGATCGAGCAGCTCCAGGTCGATCCGGACCTCGCCGCCAAGATCATCATCGACGAACGCTCGGGCATCATCGTGATGGGCCGCGATGTCCGTGTCGCGACGGTTGCGGTCGCACAGGGCAATCTCACGGTCACGATCTCGGAGAGCCCGCAGGTGAGCCAGCCCAACCCGCTGTCGCGCGGCCGCACCGTGGTCACCCCACGCTCCAGCGTCGGCGTCACCGAAGACGGCAAGAAACTGGCCCTCGTCAAGAACGGCGTCTCGCTCCAGCAACTCGTCGACGGTCTCAACGGCCTCGGCATCGGCCCCCGCGACCTCATCAGCATCCTCCAGGCGATCAAGGCCGCGGGTGCGATCGAAGCCGACATCGAGGTGATGTGA
- the flbT gene encoding flagellar biosynthesis repressor FlbT, producing the protein MALKVELKPHERIIVGNCVITNTDQRARLLIDGENVPILRERDILTPETADTPAKLVYLAVQLMYISPDPQSQHGTYFNLVRDIVTAVPSAWSIIEGINNNIMSGDLYRALKDARKLIAYEDKLREQFEATHPKTEADKTDVSTAA; encoded by the coding sequence ATGGCTCTCAAGGTCGAGCTCAAACCGCACGAACGCATCATCGTCGGGAACTGCGTCATCACCAACACGGACCAGCGCGCCCGCCTTCTGATCGACGGCGAGAACGTTCCGATCCTGCGCGAGCGCGACATCCTCACGCCGGAGACCGCCGACACGCCCGCCAAGCTGGTCTATCTGGCCGTGCAGCTCATGTATATTTCGCCGGACCCGCAGAGCCAGCACGGCACCTATTTCAACCTGGTGCGCGACATCGTCACCGCCGTGCCGAGCGCCTGGTCCATTATCGAAGGCATCAACAACAACATCATGAGCGGCGACCTCTACCGGGCGCTGAAGGATGCCCGCAAACTGATCGCCTACGAGGACAAGCTGCGCGAGCAGTTCGAGGCCACGCATCCCAAAACCGAGGCGGACAAGACCGACGTCAGCACGGCCGCCTGA
- a CDS encoding DUF1522 domain-containing protein encodes MSGIVLSASVRQNLLSLQSTADLLATTQSRLSTGKKVNSALDNPTNFFTAQSLDNRASDINNLLDGIANGVQVLQAANTGITSLSKLLDSAKSIANQALQTTVGYSTKSNVSTTIAGATSSDLRGTTTYSSATALTNVLFDGTAGGAHAATSTTTLGGTIGTVTGSVVQDNNGGGAANITATTLLYGDGLAGATSGLTTGAATQFTDGSSFTVNGHTITFKAGAVPAAASAPSGYGVSGNLATDGNGNSIVYLGASATNSTATVGDVLKAVDLASGVQNAVVSAGAATITTNTSQTTSVSALAGGKITLETSTGADLSVVGKADLLKALGLTSATGSGNATVTASRTTSSGSLGTLITDGSTLTVNGKTITFKNAGTPAAANVATGSGVSGNVVTDGSGNSTVYLEKGTVADILNAIDLATGVQTASNSSGTATLSTATGQTNSSIVAGALHISTGANSDLTITGTGNALSTLGLTGSTGTGTSFTASRAAAAGGVSGKTLTFTSFNGGTAVNVTFGDGTGGTVKTLDQLNTALQANNLTATIDANGLLTVSATNDYASSTIGSAAAGGTIGGTITSALTFTNATAPVADAVAQATRSNLVNQYNNILTQIDTTSLDASFNGVNLLNGDQLKLVFDETGKSNLNITGVTFNSKGLGLAALTQGTDFIDNSATNKVLTKLNTASSTLRSEASTLGSNLSVVQVRQDFNKNLINVLQTGSSNLTLADTNEEAANSQALSTRQSIAVSALSLANQSQQSVLQLLR; translated from the coding sequence ATGTCCGGTATCGTTCTCTCCGCATCGGTTCGCCAGAACCTGCTCTCCCTCCAGTCCACCGCCGACCTCCTCGCCACCACCCAGTCCCGTCTGTCGACCGGCAAGAAGGTGAACTCGGCGCTGGATAATCCCACCAACTTCTTCACCGCCCAGTCGCTCGACAACCGCGCCAGCGACATCAACAACCTGCTCGATGGCATTGCCAACGGCGTGCAGGTGCTGCAGGCCGCCAACACCGGCATCACCTCGCTGTCGAAGCTGCTCGACTCCGCGAAGTCGATCGCCAACCAGGCGCTGCAGACCACGGTCGGCTACTCCACCAAGTCGAACGTCTCGACCACGATCGCCGGTGCAACCTCGTCCGACCTGCGCGGCACCACCACCTACTCAAGCGCGACCGCGCTGACCAACGTGCTGTTCGATGGCACGGCCGGTGGCGCTCACGCCGCAACCTCGACCACCACGCTCGGCGGCACGATCGGTACCGTGACTGGCTCGGTTGTTCAGGACAACAACGGCGGCGGTGCGGCCAACATCACCGCGACGACGCTGCTGTATGGTGACGGCCTCGCGGGCGCGACCTCCGGTCTGACCACGGGCGCCGCGACCCAGTTCACCGACGGATCGAGCTTCACCGTCAACGGCCACACCATCACCTTCAAGGCGGGTGCTGTTCCGGCTGCGGCGTCGGCTCCGAGCGGCTATGGCGTCAGCGGCAACCTCGCGACCGACGGCAATGGCAATTCGATCGTCTATCTCGGTGCGAGCGCCACGAATTCGACAGCCACGGTTGGCGATGTTCTGAAGGCGGTCGACCTTGCCAGCGGCGTCCAGAATGCGGTCGTATCCGCGGGTGCGGCGACGATCACCACCAACACCAGCCAGACGACGTCCGTGAGCGCGCTCGCCGGCGGCAAGATCACGCTGGAAACCTCGACGGGTGCCGATCTCAGTGTGGTTGGCAAGGCCGACCTGCTGAAGGCTCTCGGTCTGACCTCGGCGACCGGCTCCGGCAATGCCACAGTGACGGCGAGCCGCACCACGAGCTCGGGCAGCCTCGGCACCCTGATCACGGATGGTTCGACGCTGACCGTCAACGGCAAGACCATCACGTTCAAGAACGCAGGTACGCCTGCGGCGGCCAACGTTGCCACCGGATCCGGCGTCAGCGGCAACGTCGTCACCGACGGCAGCGGCAACTCGACCGTTTACCTGGAAAAGGGCACGGTTGCCGATATCTTGAATGCGATCGACCTCGCCACCGGCGTGCAGACCGCATCCAACTCCAGCGGTACGGCAACCCTGAGCACGGCGACCGGCCAGACCAACTCGTCGATCGTTGCGGGCGCGCTGCACATCTCGACCGGTGCGAACTCGGATCTGACGATCACCGGCACGGGCAATGCGCTCTCGACCCTCGGCCTCACCGGCTCGACGGGTACGGGCACCTCGTTCACCGCGAGCCGCGCTGCGGCAGCTGGCGGCGTCTCCGGCAAGACCTTGACCTTCACCTCCTTCAATGGCGGCACGGCGGTCAACGTCACGTTCGGCGACGGCACCGGCGGTACGGTCAAGACGCTCGATCAGCTCAACACGGCGCTTCAGGCCAACAACCTGACGGCCACGATCGACGCCAACGGCCTGCTCACCGTCTCGGCGACCAACGACTATGCGTCGTCGACGATCGGCTCGGCGGCTGCCGGCGGCACGATCGGCGGCACCATCACGTCGGCGCTGACCTTCACCAACGCGACGGCGCCCGTTGCTGACGCTGTTGCCCAGGCGACCCGTTCCAACCTGGTCAATCAGTACAATAACATCCTGACGCAGATCGACACGACCTCGCTGGACGCCTCGTTCAACGGTGTCAACCTGCTCAACGGCGACCAGCTCAAGCTGGTGTTCGACGAGACCGGCAAGTCGAACCTGAACATCACCGGCGTGACCTTCAACTCGAAGGGTCTCGGTCTCGCCGCGCTGACGCAGGGCACCGACTTCATCGACAACTCGGCCACCAACAAGGTGCTGACCAAGCTGAACACGGCCTCGAGCACGCTGCGCTCGGAAGCCTCGACGCTCGGTTCGAACCTCTCGGTGGTGCAGGTGCGTCAGGACTTCAACAAGAACCTGATCAACGTGCTGCAGACCGGTTCGTCCAACCTGACGCTGGCCGATACCAACGAGGAAGCGGCCAACAGCCAGGCGCTGTCGACCCGCCAGTCGATCGCGGTCTCGGCGCTCTCGCTGGCCAACCAGTCGCAGCAGAGCGTGCTCCAGCTGCTCCGCTAA